The Malus sylvestris chromosome 12, drMalSylv7.2, whole genome shotgun sequence genome contains a region encoding:
- the LOC126593327 gene encoding membrane magnesium transporter-like produces MAMSLGFVVGILGVVILSHAAYSTVQYRGLLKIMEEEFPGPPLTVVAELLLGLVFCMWAALTVPGTFLSIHPHSEENRIVSLPDNLDFMIFNHRARVLPVEMDLKFKH; encoded by the exons ATGGCGATGAGTTTGGGCTTCGTTGTTGGCATCTTGGGCGTTGTAATTCTCTCTCATGCCGCTTATTCAACCGTTCAAT ACAGAGGATTGTTGAAGATTATGGAGGAAGAGTTTCCAGGACCTCCATTGACT GTGGTGGCTGAATTGCTTCTAGGGTTAGTGTTCTGTATGTGGGCGGCACTTACTGTCCCGGGCACATTTCTTTCGATTCATCCCCATTCTGAAGAGAATCG GATTGTTTCTCTACCAGACAACCTTGACTTTATGATTTTCAACCATCGTGCCAGAGTGTTACCTGTGGAGATGGATTTGAAGTTCAAACACTGA
- the LOC126593326 gene encoding transcription initiation factor TFIID subunit 8-like codes for MSHGDADSSSRVNQPGSDVPRRAAGGGADEFGRAVSKVAVAQICESVGFQSFKESAMDAMADIAIRYLRDLGKMSSFYANLAGRTESNVFDIIRALEDLESSQGFLGAAEVGHCLAESGIVRGIVEYVGSAEEIPFAQPLPRFPVIKQRKLIPNFEQIGEAPPSKHLPNWLPAFPDPHTYIQTPMWNERKTDPREDKMEQARQRRKAERSLLSLQQRLLCNGEASSSGGASAAVALAGGNGVNDGRGLLLLQGNETDQSNPFLEPPIQPGEKEVSVSQVVLPSQFSDEMAKGNNNDGSSLLDAFAPAIEAVKSGAWMDGDDERRQLLPESRPAVNFKLRSGKKFLGQSLDLSLQKKGSGRPAYWFGREEERDDKKRRAEFILRQSMENPQELTQL; via the coding sequence ATGAGCCATGGAGATGCGGACAGTAGCAGCAGAGTGAATCAACCCGGTAGTGATGTGCCGAGGAGAGCAGCAGGAGGAGGAGCCGATGAGTTTGGCCGGGCAGTGTCGAAAGTTGCGGTGGCGCAGATATGCGAGAGCGTTGGGTTTCAGAGCTTCAAAGAGTCTGCGATGGACGCCATGGCCGACATTGCCATCCGATACCTCCGTGACTTAGGGAAGATGTCGAGTTTTTACGCCAATTTGGCGGGCAGAACCGAGTCCAATGTGTTTGATATTATTAGGGCGCTGGAGGATTTGGAGTCATCGCAAGGGTTTTTGGGTGCGGCGGAGGTGGGTCATTGTCTTGCAGAGTCCGGGATTGTAAGAGGCATTGTGGAGTATGTAGGTTCGGCTGAGGAGATCCCGTTTGCACAGCCGTTGCCTCGGTTTCCAGTGATCAAGCAACGAAAATTGATCCCGAATTTTGAGCAGATTGGGGAGGCACCGCCGAGTAAGCATTTGCCCAATTGGTTGCCGGCTTTCCCTGATCCACACACTTACATTCAAACACCAATGTGGAATGAGAGGAAGACTGATCCTCGAGAAGATAAGATGGAGCAGGCTCGGCAGAGGAGGAAGGCCGAGAGGTCTCTGTTGAGTCTGCAGCAGAGGTTATTGTGCAATGGAGAGGCTTCTAGTTCAGGAGGAGCCTCTGCAGCAGTGGCATTGGCTGGTGGCAACGGCGTTAATGATGGAAGGGGATTGTTATTATTACAGGGGAATGAGACTGATCAAAGTAATCCATTCCTTGAACCGCCAATCCAGCCGGGGGAGAAAGAAGTATCAGTATCCCAAGTGGTTTTGCCATCCCAGTTTTCGGATGAAATGGCAAAAGGGAACAACAATGATGGTTCTTCCCTTTTGGATGCGTTTGCGCCCGCCATTGAAGCAGTGAAAAGCGGAGCATGGATGGATGGAGACGACGAAAGGAGGCAGCTTCTTCCTGAAAGCAGACCCGCAGTGAATTTCAAGTTGAGAAGCGGGAAGAAGTTTTTGGGGCAATCGTTGGATCTGAGCCTGCAAAAGAAGGGTTCCGGAAGACCGGCATATTGGTTCGGGCGAGAGGAGGAGAGGGACGACAAGAAGAGGAGAGCAGAGTTTATTCTTAGACAGTCGATGGAAAACCCACAGGAACTCACTCAGTTGTAG